A single genomic interval of Comamonas sp. 26 harbors:
- a CDS encoding carbon-nitrogen hydrolase family protein, whose amino-acid sequence MKIAALQMVSGLNVATNLAQARSLMQQAAALGAELVVLPEYFCGMGARDTDKLAYREVFGQGPIQAFLAQAAKELQRWVVAGTLPLAADDDQHVLNSSLVYAPSGECVARYDKIHLFQFDNGRESYTEAAVVQAGQQPVVCDIQTKSGETWRLGLSVCYDLRFPELYRALSAQGADLLLVPSAFTHTTGQAHWEVLLRARAIENLAYVLAPGQGGVHENGRRTWGHSLLIDPWGEVQALQASGTGVVLGELSRDRLQQVRQQLPALTHRVL is encoded by the coding sequence ATGAAAATTGCCGCCCTGCAAATGGTCTCCGGCCTGAATGTGGCCACCAATCTGGCACAGGCACGCAGCCTGATGCAGCAGGCCGCAGCGCTGGGCGCTGAGCTAGTGGTGCTGCCCGAGTATTTTTGCGGCATGGGCGCCAGGGATACGGACAAGCTGGCGTACCGCGAAGTCTTTGGCCAGGGGCCGATTCAGGCCTTCCTGGCACAGGCCGCCAAAGAACTGCAGCGATGGGTGGTGGCAGGCACGCTGCCGTTGGCGGCTGATGACGATCAGCATGTGCTCAACAGCAGTCTGGTCTATGCGCCCAGCGGTGAGTGCGTGGCGCGCTACGACAAGATTCATCTCTTCCAGTTCGACAACGGGCGAGAGAGTTACACCGAGGCTGCCGTGGTGCAGGCCGGGCAGCAGCCCGTGGTTTGTGACATACAGACCAAAAGTGGTGAAACCTGGCGTCTGGGCTTGAGTGTCTGCTATGACCTTCGCTTTCCTGAGCTGTACCGCGCCCTCAGCGCGCAGGGCGCTGATTTGCTGCTGGTGCCCAGCGCCTTTACCCACACCACGGGCCAGGCGCACTGGGAAGTGCTGCTGCGCGCCCGGGCCATTGAAAACCTGGCCTATGTGCTGGCACCGGGGCAAGGCGGCGTGCATGAAAACGGCCGCCGAACCTGGGGTCATAGCCTGCTGATTGATCCCTGGGGCGAGGTGCAGGCGCTGCAGGCCAGCGGTACTGGCGTGGTGCTGGGTGAACTGAGCCGCGACCGCCTGCAGCAAGTGAGACAACAATTACCGGCTTTGACCCATCGCGTGCTGTGA